One part of the Augochlora pura isolate Apur16 chromosome 3, APUR_v2.2.1, whole genome shotgun sequence genome encodes these proteins:
- the Betacop gene encoding coatomer subunit beta, whose amino-acid sequence MSTIAEQPCYTLINIPTDTEPLNELQLKQDLEKGDVQTKIEALKKTIHLILSGERLPGLLMTIIRFVLPLQGHTIKKLLLIFWEIVPKTSPDGKLLQEMILVCDAYRKDLQHPNEFVRGSTLRFLCKLKEPELLEPLMPAIIACLEHRHSYVRRNAVLAIFIIYRNFEFLIPDAPELIAKYLEGEQDMSCRRNAFLMLLHADQNKALAYLAACLDQVPTFGDILQLVIVELIYKVCLANPSERARFIRCIYSLLNSPSAAVRYEAAGTLVTLSNAPTAIKAAASCYIELIVKESDNNVKLIVLDRLIAMKESPVYERVLQDLVMDVLRVLGSPALEVRTKTLALAMDLVTTRTIEEMVQLLKKEVLRTAGGEHEDAGRYRQLLVRTLHACSIKFSDVAATLIPVLTDFLSENNEAAATDVLVFVREAIQRFENLRPLIIEKLLEVVPHIRSVKVHRAALWILGEYTTTKEDIEAFMSRIRTILGALPLVETEQKYQWGEIVEDENTEAAPAQLVTSDGTYATQSAFSTTSTSKKVAKRPALLQYMVDGDFFIGASLATTLAKLVLRYQSLESDTQKCNCIQAETMLIMTNVLQLGRSGLPAKAITHDDAERLFLCLRSLANPTPLEQKIFTEGCREALGRMLAAKAEEDSQTQKAKEKPGSTVQVDDAIQFLQLSRGSDLTGGATDMFEQSLSAAVAGRPGSGGDAPAPSALSKVTQLTGFSDPVYAEALVHVNQYDIVLDVLIVNQTEDTLQNCTLELATMGDLKLVERPQPIVLAPRDFASIKANVKVASTENGIIFGNIVYDISGAGSDRCVVVLNDIHIDIMDYIVPATCTDAEFRQMWAEFEWENKVSVNTTLSDLREYLAHLLKSTNMRCLTPEKALSGQCGFMAANMYAKSIFGEDALANMSIEKPLNKPDAPVVGHIRIRAKSQGMALSLGDKINSTQKGPQNKVVQAA is encoded by the exons ATGAGTACCATCGCGGAGCAACCTTGTTACACGTTGATCAACATTCCAACAGACACAGAGCCTTTAAATGAGCTCCAGTTGAAGCAGGATCTAGAGAAGGGCGATGTCCAGACAAAGATCGAAGCCCTCAAGAAGACCATCCACCTGATTCTCAGTGGAGAACGTCTGCCAGGACTTCTGATGACTATCATCAGGTTCGTCCTGCCACTGCAGGGTCACACAATCAAAAagcttcttttaatattttgggAAATAGTTCCAAAAACTTCTCCAGATGGCAAGCTTTTGCAAGAGATGATTTTAGTTTGCGATGCGTACAGGAAGGACTTGCAACATCCGAATGAATTTGTCAGAGGCTCAACTCTCAG ATTCTTGTGTAAATTGAAAGAGCCAGAACTTTTGGAGCCACTGATGCCTGCGATTATTGCTTGTCTGGAGCACAGACACTCCTATGTCAGACGTAATGCTGTGctggcaatttttataatttacaggAACTTCGAGTTCCTCATTCCTGATGCTCCAGAATTAATAGCCAAATATTTAGAAGGAGAACAAGACATGTCTTGTAggagaaatgcatttttaatgcTGTTACACGCTGATCAGAACAAGGCACTAGCTTATTTAGCTGCTTGTTTGGACCAAGTACCCACTTTCGGTGATATATTACAGCTGGTTATTGTTGAACTAATCTACAAG GTATGTCTAGCAAATCCATCAGAAAGAGCACGTTTCATTAGATGcatttatagtttattgaaCTCGCCGAGTGCTGCAGTACGTTACGAAGCGGCTGGTACCTTGGTAACATTATCCAATGCTCCCACAGCGATTAAAGCTGCAGCCTCTTGTTATATCGAGCTAATTGTCAAAGAAAGTGACAACAATGTTAAACTGATTGTGTTAGATCGGTTAATCGCGATGAAAGAAAGTCCTGTCTATGAAAGAGTTCTTCAAGATCTAGTTATGGATGTACTTAGAGTTCTAG GTTCACCAGCGTTAGAAGTCAGAACTAAAACGTTAGCCCTGGCCATGGACTTAGTAACCACACGTACCATAGAAGAAATGGTTCAGCTCCTAAAGAAAGAAGTATTAAGAACAGCAGGCGGGGAACACGAAGATGCTGGTAGATACAGGCAACTTCTTGTGCGAACGTTGCACGCCTGTTCTATTAAATTCTCGGATGTAGCGGCTACGCTGATTCCTGTATTGACAGACTTCTTGTCAGAAAATAACGAAGCCGCTGCGACGGATGTGCTAGTGTTCGTCCGTGAAGCCATTCAAAGATTCGAGAATCTTCGACCGCTCATAATTGAAAAGCTACTTGAA GTAGTCCCACATATCAGATCGGTAAAGGTACACAGAGCAGCTCTATGGATTTTGGGTGAATACACTACAACGAAGGAAGACATTGAAGCTTTCATGTCTCGAATACGAACTATCTTAGGAGCACTACCATTAGTAGAAACAGAGCAAAAGTATCAATGGGGTGAGATAGTGGAAGATGAAAATACTGAAGCCGCTCCAGCACAATTGGTTACGTCGGATGGAACTTACGCGACTCAGAGTGCATTCAGCACTACATCTACTA GCAAGAAGGTAGCGAAACGTCCGGCATTACTTCAGTACATGGTGGACGGCGACTTCTTCATTGGTGCATCCTTAGCCACGACCTTAGCCAAGTTGGTGCTTCGTTACCAGAGCCTCGAGAGTGATACACAAAAATGTAATTGCATACAAGCCGAGACTATGTTGATAATGACAAACGTGCTGCAATTGGGTCGTTCCGGTTTACCTGCCAAGGCGATAACGCACGACGACGCTGAACGATTATTCCTATGTCTAAGATCTCTAGCCAATCCAACGCCGCTTGAACAGAAGATATTCACCGAAGGTTGTCGAGAAGCCCTTGGAAGAATGCTAGCAGCTAAAGCGGAGGAAGATTCACAGACACAGAAG GCTAAAGAGAAACCAGGTAGTACTGTTCAAGTGGACGACGCCATACAGTTCCTGCAATTAAGCCGTGGATCGGATCTGACTGGCGGAGCCACGGATATGTTCGAACAGAGTCTCAGCGCTGCCGTTGCTGGAAGACCCGGATCCGGCGGCGACGCCCCAGCTCCCAGTGCTTTGAGCAAGGTCACCCAGTTGACTGGTTTTTCGGACCCAGTGTACGCAGAAGCTCTGGTTCACGTCAACCAATACGACATCGTGCTGGATGTACTAATTGTGAATCAAACTGAGGATACCCTTCAGAATTGCACTCTGGAGTTAGCAACAATGGGCGACCTGAAACTCGTGGAGAGGCCGCAGCCCATCGTGCTCGCACCGAGGGACTTTGCGAGCATCAAGGCCAACGTGAAAGTAGCCTCCACAGAAAATGGAATTATATTTGGAAATATAG TTTACGATATATCCGGTGCTGGGTCCGACAGGTGTGTCGTAGTTCTGAACGACATACATATTGACATCATGGATTACATAGTCCCAGCGACCTGCACCGACGCAGAGTTCCGGCAGATGTGGGCAGAATTCGAATGGGAGAATAAGGTGTCTGTAAATACAACATTGTCAGATTTGAGGGAATATCTTGCCCATTTACTGAAGTCCACGAACATGCGCTGTCTGACCCCAGAGAAG GCACTTTCCGGACAGTGCGGCTTCATGGCTGCGAATATGTACGCGAAATCGATATTCGGCGAGGACGCATTAGCGAACATGTCTATTGAGAAACCATTAAACAAACCGGATGCCCCAGTGGTAGGCCATATTCGTATCAGAGCGAAGAGTCAGGGGATGGCATTGTCGTTAGGAGATAAAATCAATTCCACGCAAAAGGGCCCGCAGAATAAGGTCGTACAAGCTGCTTAA